In the genome of Synechococcus sp. CB0101, the window CCCAGCGCAAACGCGTCAACCCCAACCTCACCCTGGTGGTGGCCGGCTGCGTGGCCCAGCAGGAGGGCGAATCGCTGCTGCGGCGCGTGCCCGAGCTCGATCTGGTGATGGGCCCCCAGCACGCCAACCGCCTCGATGTGCTGCTGGCCCAGGTGGAGCAGGGCCAGCAGGTGGTGGCCACCGAAGAGCACCACATCCTTGAAGACATCACCACCGCCCGCCGCGACAGCTCGATCTGCGGCTGGGTGAATGTGATCTACGGCTGCAACGAGCGCTGCACCTATTGCGTGGTGCCCTCGGTGCGCGGCAAGGAGCAATCGCGGCTGCCGGAAGCGATCAAACTGGAGATGGAAGGCCTGGCCGCCCAGGGCTTCAAAGAGATCACCCTGCTCGGGCAAAACATCGACGCCTACGGCCGCGATCTGCCCGGCATCACGCCGGAGGGGCGCCGCCAACACACCCTCACCGATCTGCTGCAATTCGTGCACAACGTGGAGGGGCTCGAGCGGATCCGCTTCGCCACCAGCCACCCGCGCTATTTCACCGAACGGCTGATCGATGCCTGCGCCGATCTGCCGAAGGTGTGCGAGCACTTCCACATCCCCTTCCAGAGCGGCGACGACGACGTGCTCAAGGCGATGGCCCGTGGCTACACGGTGGATCGCTACCGCCGCATCATCGAGCGCATCCGCGAACGCATGCCCGATGCCTCCATCAGCGCTGATGTGATCGTGGCCTTCCCGGGCGAAACCGATGCCCAATACCGCCGCACCCTCGATCTGATCGAGGAGATCGGCTTCGATCAGGTGAACACCGCCGCCTATTCACCGCGGCCCAACACACCCGCCGCCGACTGGCCCGATCAGCTGAGCGAGGAGGTGAAGGTGGAGCGCCTCAGGGAGATCAATGCACTGGTGGAGCGCGTGGCCAAGGGCCGCAGCGCCCGTTATGCCGGCCGCACCGAACAGGTGCTCGTGGAAGGCATCAACCCCAAAGATGGCGACCAGGTGATGGGGCGCACTCGCACCAACCGGCTCACCTTTTTCGCCGCCGCCCGCACGGATGGCAACCGGTGGGAACCCGGCGATCTGGTGGATGTGCGGATTGATGAGGTGCGGGCCTTCTCCCTCAGCGGCACAGCCCAGCCGTAGGCCTGGTCAGCGCGGGGATCGCTGATACGTTTGGCCTCTCGATCCCAGCGCCCATGACCCGCGAACCCATGCAACTCGGCCTGGTGTTCGGCGGTGTGTCAGGTGAGCATGCGGTGTCGATCCGCTCGGCCAACACCGTGGCTGCGGCGCTGCGGCGCGGGGCCAACGCTGAGCGTTACCAGCTCAGCTGCTTCTACATCGATCAATGGGGCCACTGGTGGCCGCCAGCCGTCGCCGATGCCGTGCTGGCCAAGGGCACCCCGGCCAGCCGCGAAGAGTTGCCGGCGGCACCGCTCCGGCCGGGCTTTCAAGGCTTTCCTGAAGGCGCGCTGGATATGCAGGTGTGGGTGCCGGTGCTGCATGGCCCGAACGGCGAAGACGGCACCATCCAGGGCCTGTTCAGCCTGATGCAGGTGCCCTTCGTGGGATCCGGCGTGCTCGGCTCCGCCGTTGGGATGGACAAGCAGGCGATGAAGGCCGCCTTTGCCGCCGCCGGCCTGCCCCAAGTGCCCTACGCCTGTGTGGATGCGCAAGAGCTGGAGGCTGATCCCCAGGCCCTGCTCGACCGGCTGGAGCAGCAGCTTGGCTATCCCTGCTTCATCAAACCCGCCAACCTGGGCTCCTCGGTTGGCATCAGCAAAGCCACCAACCGCAGCGAGTTGCTAGCGGGCCTGGAGCTGGCCGCCAGCCACGACCCACGCCTGGTGGTGGAGCAGGGCATCGATGCCCGCGAACTGGAATGTGCCGTGCTCGGCGGCCGCAGCATGCAGGCCTCCGTGCTGGGGGAAATCTGCTTCGACGCGGACTGGTACGACTACGACACCAAATACAGCGACGGCAAAAGCCACACCGTGATCCCGGCGGAGGTGAGCAGTGCGATCAGCGACCGCGCCCGCAGCATGGCCATCGCCGCCTGCCGGGCCGTGGCGGCCGAGGGCCTGGCCCGGGTGGATTTTTTCCTGGATCGCAGCAGCGGTGATCTCTGGTTGAACGAGATCAACACCCTGCCCGGCTTCACCAGCCAGAGCATGTATCCGATGCTCTGGGAGGCAAGCGGGTTACCGCTCGACGCATTGGTGCACCAACTGGTGCAACTGGCGCAAGAATCAGGCACACCGGCGCTGGGGAGGAGGGCTGAAGCCGCATGAGTCACGGGTTGCTCTGGCTGCCACTGCTGGTGGTGTTCCCGCTGATCACAGCCCTGGGCTGGCTGGAACGGCGGCGTCAGCGTCTGTTCCGCGACTGGGCCGACGGCGCTGAACTCTCCAAGCTCGACGATTGCGGCGGCGCCCGCCTGATCAACGGGGTGCTCACCTGGAGCGTGTTCGCCTCCGGCAAGCTCGAGGAGAAAGGCCAGTTTGAGGTGAAAACCCTTGAGAAGGTGGAGCTGCTGGCGCTCGGATCGGGCGAAGCACCGCTCACCGATGAATCACAGGGTGCCTGCCGCCTGCGTCTGATCAGCGGCAACACCCATCAGGATGTGCCTTTCGCCGATGCCGATCGCGCCCGCCGCTGGATCGCCGAGCTGATGTCGCGCTCGCGCTGCGAGCTGTGACCCGAACCCCCACCCGTCCTTCGCTGGCCCCGGAACGGCGTAAGCAGCTGCGCCAGCAACGCCGCCAGGAGCGCCTGCGGCAGTTGTGGCGCATCAGCCTCTTCAGCGCCGCAGCCGCTGGGCTGGGCTGGGGCTTGCTGCGCCAGGGCTGGGTGCTGCGCAGCCCTGATCAAATCGAGGTACTGGGCAGCTCTCAGGTGAATCGCGAGCAGGTGATCCGCGAAGCCCAGCTGCGGCTGCCGCAACCGCTTTTAGGCCTCAAACCGCAGGAACTGGCCCAGCGGCTTTCGGCTGGATTGCCCGTGGAGCAGGTGCAGGTGAGCCGGTTGATGCTGCCGCCGCGACTTCGCATCACCCTGGTGGAACGGGAAGCCGTGGCCCAGGCCCAGCGCCGCTCCAGCAAAGGGATGGAGCGGGGCTACGTGGATCGCCTCGGCAACTGGATGACCAGCCGGCAGCAGCGGGGCAGCGGCGCCAACCGCACTCCGCAGGTGATGGTGCTGGGCTGGCAGGAACGGCTGCGGGCACCCCTGGCCGACATCCTTGCCCAACAGAACGAACTGGGCAGCACCCTGCAGCAGGTTCGCTTTGAGCCCAACGGCAGCCTCTGGCTGCGCACCGCCGCCTTGGGCGATGTGCACCTCGGGCTTCCAGATCAACGGCTGAGCCGGCGCCTCGATGTGCTGCGCCATCTCTCCACCCACCTACCGAAGCAGATCAAAACGCTGAAGATCCAATCGATCGATCTGAGCGATCCGGAGCAACCCGAACTCGGCCTACCGGGCAAGGGGCGCATCAGCATTGCCGCCCTGCAGAAAGCCATCGCCGAGGCCAACCGTCCACCACAGACACCCGGCACAACCAACCAGCCCGCACCAGCCCCCACTGCGGACTAACGGAAGGTCTCTACAAACAGCACTGCAGCAAAGAGATCAGCGTTCAAACGGTGACAGGTCATTGCTTCGCCTGTTGCTACCGGCAAAGGTGTGATGATTCCTGCGGCTGATCGAACAGATCAACGACATAATGCTGCGCAGCACCACAGGCATGGGACCTTCTATGGAGATGGCAGCTGAAGGCCTCAGTGCCAGCAGCAATGGAGCCAGCGGGATCGTTCCCAGCCAATCGGCTCGCATTGAAGTGATTGGTGTGGGTGGCGGCGGCAGCAATGCCGTCAACCGCATGATCGCCTCCGATCTCCAAGGGGTGGGCTATCGCGTGCTGAACACCGATGCCCAGGCGTTGCTGCAGTCCGCGTCGAAACAACGGGTGCAACTGGGTCAGAAGCTGACCCGCGGTCTTGGCGCCGGCGGCAATCCCGCCATCGGCCAGAAAGCCGCTGAAGAATCCCGCAGCGACCTGGCCCAGACCCTGCAGGGCACCGATCTGGTGTTCATCGCCGCCGGCATGGGCGGCGGCACCGGCACCGGCGCTGCTCCTGTGGTGGCGGAAGTGGCCAAAGAGTGTGGTGCCCTCACCGTGGGCATCGTCACCAAGCCGTTTGCCTTTGAAGGCCGGCGCCGCATGCGCCAGGCCGAAGAAGGCATCGCCCGGCTTTCCGAGCATGTGGACACGCTGATCGTGATCCCGAACGACCGCCTGCGCGAAGCCATCGCCGGCGCACCGCTGCAGGACGCCTTCCGCGCCGCCGATGACGTGCTGCGCATGGGTGTGAAGGGCATCAGCGACATCATCACCAAGCCGGGCTTGGTGAACGTGGACTTCGCCGATGTGCGCTCGGTGATGACCGATGCCGGCACCGCGCTGCTGGGGCTGGGTGTGGGCTCAGGCCGCTCCCGCGCCACCGAAGCTGCCCAAGCCGCCATTAGCAGCCCACTGCTGGAGGCCGCTCGCATCGATGGGGCCAAGGGCTGCGTGATCAACATCTCCGGCGGTAAGGACATGACCCTGGAGGACATGACCACCGCGTCTGAGGTGATTTACGACGTGGTGGACCCGGAGGCCAACATCATCGTGGGCGCCGTGGTGGATGAGCGTCTTGAAGGTGAAATCCACGTGACCGTGATCGCCACCGGCTTCGAGGGCGGCGGCAGCTACCGGCCCGAGCGCTCCATCGCCAGTTACGCCAGCACCAACGCCAGTAGCGACACCGATCAATCAGGTGCCGCCATCCCCTCCTTCCTGCTGAACCGTCAGCGCGAGAGCTGAAGCCGGATCCGGTTCAGAACTCCACCCACAACAAAGGGCCGAGAGCGGATGCATCCAGCTCTCGGCCCTTTTTGATTGAGGTGACCCGGAGTCCACGCCTGCTCAGAGCATCCCGTGTGGCTGCTCCCTTCCGGTCCTGACCAGATTTGGGCGTCCGGGCCGCATGGGTCCGAGTCGAGCAGATGCTAGCAATGGGCCTCGGCCATCAGTGCTCCGGCGTGCGACCTGCTGATCTGCTCACCTGCAAGCAGGAAGGGAGGCCCATCGCCGCCCTCACCGCCTGGGATGCCCTCTCGGCCGCGCTGGTGGAGCAGGCCGGCGCCGACGTGATCCTGGTTGGGGATTCTCTGGCGATGGTGGTGCTTGGCCATGCCACCACCCTTCCCGTCACGCTGGAAGAAATGATCCTGCACACCCGCGCCGTGGGGCGGGGGCTGCAGCAGCCGGCGGCGCAACAACCGCTGATCGTCACCGATCTGCCCTTCCTCAGCTACCAGTGCGGCGGTGATGCCGCCGTGGCCGCCGCAGGGCGTGTGCTCAAAGACAGCCCCGCCGCCGCCGTGAAGCTGGAGGGCGCTGAGCCTGAAACCATCGCGGTGGTGGATCGGCTGGTGCGCAGCGGCATCCCGGTGATGGGGCACCTGGGGCTCACACCGCAATCCGTACATCAACTGGGCTACCGGCGTCAGGCCAACGACCCCCTCAGCCAGGAACGGCTGCGCCGCCAGGCCAGGGATCTGCAGGCCGCCGGCTGTTTTGCGCTGGTGATCGAGCATGTGCCTGCCGAGCTGGCGGCAGGTCTCAGCCAGGAGCTCACCATCCCGGTGATCGGCATCGGCGCCGGCGATCAGTGCGATGGCCAGGTGCGCGTGACTGCCGATCTGCTGGGGCTCACCGAACGCCAACCTCCCTTCTCTCCGCCGCTGCTGGCCGGCCGGCAGCTCTGCATC includes:
- the miaB gene encoding tRNA (N6-isopentenyl adenosine(37)-C2)-methylthiotransferase MiaB codes for the protein MTATSLRTSPSPTTAGGRGSYWITTFGCQMNKADSERMAGILESMGYSEAQAELEADLVLYNTCTIRDNAEQKVYSYLGRQAQRKRVNPNLTLVVAGCVAQQEGESLLRRVPELDLVMGPQHANRLDVLLAQVEQGQQVVATEEHHILEDITTARRDSSICGWVNVIYGCNERCTYCVVPSVRGKEQSRLPEAIKLEMEGLAAQGFKEITLLGQNIDAYGRDLPGITPEGRRQHTLTDLLQFVHNVEGLERIRFATSHPRYFTERLIDACADLPKVCEHFHIPFQSGDDDVLKAMARGYTVDRYRRIIERIRERMPDASISADVIVAFPGETDAQYRRTLDLIEEIGFDQVNTAAYSPRPNTPAADWPDQLSEEVKVERLREINALVERVAKGRSARYAGRTEQVLVEGINPKDGDQVMGRTRTNRLTFFAAARTDGNRWEPGDLVDVRIDEVRAFSLSGTAQP
- a CDS encoding cell division protein FtsQ/DivIB — its product is MTRTPTRPSLAPERRKQLRQQRRQERLRQLWRISLFSAAAAGLGWGLLRQGWVLRSPDQIEVLGSSQVNREQVIREAQLRLPQPLLGLKPQELAQRLSAGLPVEQVQVSRLMLPPRLRITLVEREAVAQAQRRSSKGMERGYVDRLGNWMTSRQQRGSGANRTPQVMVLGWQERLRAPLADILAQQNELGSTLQQVRFEPNGSLWLRTAALGDVHLGLPDQRLSRRLDVLRHLSTHLPKQIKTLKIQSIDLSDPEQPELGLPGKGRISIAALQKAIAEANRPPQTPGTTNQPAPAPTAD
- the ftsZ gene encoding cell division protein FtsZ yields the protein MEMAAEGLSASSNGASGIVPSQSARIEVIGVGGGGSNAVNRMIASDLQGVGYRVLNTDAQALLQSASKQRVQLGQKLTRGLGAGGNPAIGQKAAEESRSDLAQTLQGTDLVFIAAGMGGGTGTGAAPVVAEVAKECGALTVGIVTKPFAFEGRRRMRQAEEGIARLSEHVDTLIVIPNDRLREAIAGAPLQDAFRAADDVLRMGVKGISDIITKPGLVNVDFADVRSVMTDAGTALLGLGVGSGRSRATEAAQAAISSPLLEAARIDGAKGCVINISGGKDMTLEDMTTASEVIYDVVDPEANIIVGAVVDERLEGEIHVTVIATGFEGGGSYRPERSIASYASTNASSDTDQSGAAIPSFLLNRQRES
- a CDS encoding D-alanine--D-alanine ligase family protein, yielding MTREPMQLGLVFGGVSGEHAVSIRSANTVAAALRRGANAERYQLSCFYIDQWGHWWPPAVADAVLAKGTPASREELPAAPLRPGFQGFPEGALDMQVWVPVLHGPNGEDGTIQGLFSLMQVPFVGSGVLGSAVGMDKQAMKAAFAAAGLPQVPYACVDAQELEADPQALLDRLEQQLGYPCFIKPANLGSSVGISKATNRSELLAGLELAASHDPRLVVEQGIDARELECAVLGGRSMQASVLGEICFDADWYDYDTKYSDGKSHTVIPAEVSSAISDRARSMAIAACRAVAAEGLARVDFFLDRSSGDLWLNEINTLPGFTSQSMYPMLWEASGLPLDALVHQLVQLAQESGTPALGRRAEAA
- the panB gene encoding 3-methyl-2-oxobutanoate hydroxymethyltransferase; amino-acid sequence: MRPADLLTCKQEGRPIAALTAWDALSAALVEQAGADVILVGDSLAMVVLGHATTLPVTLEEMILHTRAVGRGLQQPAAQQPLIVTDLPFLSYQCGGDAAVAAAGRVLKDSPAAAVKLEGAEPETIAVVDRLVRSGIPVMGHLGLTPQSVHQLGYRRQANDPLSQERLRRQARDLQAAGCFALVIEHVPAELAAGLSQELTIPVIGIGAGDQCDGQVRVTADLLGLTERQPPFSPPLLAGRQLCIEALRGWVAGLQPQSPPPPTNPVTPAAPHCSEPGLRDH